In a single window of the Tribolium castaneum strain GA2 chromosome 8, icTriCast1.1, whole genome shotgun sequence genome:
- the LOC135266863 gene encoding transposable element Tcb2 transposase produces the protein MSSNYLLRLKKTALLTCSVKKDYFKTTKANINSSSCATRAMPTGTPIGKELKERVIDAFLNNKKQADIARRFQLPRYSVSKIIIRYNERGHLNNNPKSGRPRKTTINMDRRIKRISENDPWKSASKIIAEIPEVGVSTRTIQRRLVAAKLFSRRPAKKPLISERNRRARLQFAREHLNWTVQDWRKVLFNDETRYKLFNSDGMKRVRRPINTRFNPKYVTPTVKHGHGSVFLWGCFSWNGVGPLSFIEGNMDRFIYRDILQDVMLPYAEWEMPLRFIFQQDNDPKHTSALVSEWFQNNNIHVLQWPAQSPDLNPIENLWEEVERRIRIQRFPNKQSLIDKIKEVWSNLDENVIQKLISSMPRRCQKIILNNGYAINY, from the exons ATGtcaagtaattatttattaaggtTGAAAAAAACCGCTTTGTTGACTTGTAGTGTAAAAAAGGATTATTTTAAGAcgacaaaa gcCAATATTAACAGTTCGTCTTGTGCAACAAGAGCCATGCCAACGGGTACACCAATTGGTAAAGAGTTGAAAGAAAGAGTGATAGATGCTTtcttaaacaataaaaaacaagcGGATATTGCAAGAAGATTTCAACTGCCTAGATACAGCGtgtctaaaataattattcgctACAACGAAAGAGgacatttaaacaataatcCAAAATCGGGAAGACCACGAAAAACCACTATAAACATGGACAGACGCATTAAAAGAATTTCGGAAAACGATCCATGGAAATCTGCATCTAAAATTATAGCGGAAATACCGGAAGTAGGAGTTAGTACACGAACAATTCAAAGAAGACTGGTTGCAGCAAAGCTTTTTAGTAGACGTCCTGCTAAAAAACCTTTGATTTCCGAAAGAAATAGACGCGCCAGACTTCAATTTGCAAGAGAACATTTGAATTGGACAGTGCAAGATTGGAGGAAAGTTCTGTTTAATGACGAAACTcgatacaaattatttaattcggatgGAATGAAACGTGTGAGACGGCCAATTAATACACGATTCAACCCCAAGTATGTTACACCCACTGTTAAACATGGTCATGGTAGCGTTTTTCTGTGGGGGTGTTTTTCGTGGAATGGTGTGGGTCCGTTGAGTTTTATTGAGGGTAATATGGATCGGTTCATCTATAGGGACATACTCCAAGATGTAATGCTGCCGTATGCAGAATGGGAAATGCCTCTTCGTTTTATCTTTCAGCAAGATAACGACCCCAAACACACTTCTGCATTGGTCAGTGAGTGGTTCCAAAATAACAATATTCATGTTTTGCAATGGCCTGCCCAATCACCAGACCTCAACCCAATTGAGAACTTATGGGAAGAGGTAGAGCGACGAATCCGGATACAAAGATTTCCCAACAAGCAATCTTTGATAGATAAAATCAAGGAAGTGTGGTCAAATCTGGatgaaaatgttattcaaaaattaatttcttcaatGCCCAGACGgtgccaaaaaattatacttaatAACGGCTATGccataaattattga
- the wbl gene encoding protein windbeutel: MCSSYILGSLLLLFSYTRPTNGCKGCVSLDEYNFDKIVSRFDAVLVKFDVAYPYGEKHDVFTKLAEELAQNDKLILAEVGVKDYGDKENEQLALKFGVGKDDLPAVRLFVKGKAPVEFAKSAEWTVDNLRNVVKDNTDIYLGLPGCLEKFDKLAMEFVNTGYKQKKLEEAQAKAAELTDKEKETAAVYLKYMSKIVETGSEFVTQELGRLKRILKEGKVNEQKKAELSTRLNILRSFSLPRNEL, from the coding sequence ATGTGTTCAAGTTACATTCTAGGCTCACTACTACTTCTGTTTAGTTATACGCGGCCAACAAACGGCTGCAAAGGCTGCGTTTCATTGGACGAGTACAATTTTGATAAGATTGTTTCGAGATTTGATGCGGTTTTGGTGAAATTCGACGTGGCTTATCCCTACGGTGAGAAACACGATGTTTTCACCAAACTTGCCGAAGAACTCGCCCAAAACGACAAACTCATACTCGCCGAAGTCGGCGTCAAGGACTACGGCGACAAGGAAAACGAACAATTGGCCCTTAAGTTCGGGGTCGGAAAGGACGATTTGCCCGCAGTTAGGCTCTTCGTCAAGGGCAAGGCGCCGGTGGAATTCGCCAAAAGTGCCGAATGGACTGTGGATAACTTGAGGAACGTTGTGAAGGACAACACCGATATCTACCTTGGACTTCCCGGCTGTCTGGAAAAGTTTGATAAACTGGCAATGGAATTTGTCAATACGGGGTACAAGCAGAAAAAACTGGAAGAAGCCCAAGCAAAAGCCGCCGAATTGACCGACAAGGAGAAGGAAACAGCGGCCGTTTACCTTAAATATATGTCGAAAATTGTCGAAACTGGGTCGGAGTTCGTCACCCAGGAGCTGGGGCGTTTGAAGAGAATCCTGAAGGAGGGCAAAGTGAACGAGCAGAAGAAAGCCGAACTGAGCACCCGTCTGAACATTTTGCGCTCATTTTCCCTACCCAGAAACGAATTGTAA
- the LOC659598 gene encoding ran-specific GTPase-activating protein, translating to MSEIIDTEAKDRTLSESSDTELDPQFKPIVSLPEVEVRTNEENETVLLKMRAKLYRFDKSSKPPEWKERGTGELKILQLDNSVRIVMRRDKTLKVCANHFIRPWMSLEPCKGTEKAFVYTVVADFADEEAKKECFAIKFGSVDNANCFKSKFEEAKKITQKSEDSEVICPKSTSANTEEVTTKLDKLEVSGKEESN from the exons ATGTCCGAAATTATC GACACCGAGGCGAAAGATCGCACTCTGAGCGAGAGTTCCGACACCGAGCTGGACCCCCAGTTTAAGCCCATTGTGAGTTTGCCGGAGGTCGAAGTTCGCACGAACGAGGAGAATGAGACGGTGTTGCTGAAAATGCGGGCTAAACTGTACCGGTTTGATAAGTCCAGTAAGCCCCCCGAGTGGAAGGAGAGGGGCACAggggaattaaaaattttgcaacttGACAATTCGGTGCGAATAGTGATGAGGCGTGATAAGACTTTGAAGGTTTGTGCCAATCATTTTATCAGGCCGTGGATGAGTCTGGAGCCCTGTAAGGGGACAGAAAAGGCGTTTGTTTACACGGTGGTGGCGGATTTTGCCGACGAGGAGGCCAAGAAGGAGTGCTTCGCTATCAAATTTGGAAGTGTTGATA ATGCGAATTGCTTCAAAAGCAAGTTCGAGGAGGCGAAGAAGATAACGCAGAAGAGCGAAGATAGCGAAGTCATATGCCCCAAGTCCACTAGTGCCAACACTGAGGAAGTGACCACGAAACTAGACAAGTTGGAGGTTAGTGGGAAGGAAGAGTCGAACTAA